One Eurosta solidaginis isolate ZX-2024a chromosome 5, ASM4086904v1, whole genome shotgun sequence DNA segment encodes these proteins:
- the LOC137233936 gene encoding uncharacterized protein: MTSSADASTSTTNPNPLYDDDLSELTKKEILFWARKLQLSPSELFTLSKQELEVHLERVQREELYDEQRKSQYEKWERLAEMKRFLLEEERRQRLKGGVTPRRTIWDILYAAANEIESMYGDSQAFSDSSGAGSSCLYSDSVGSNYASTSFGGFKTPPVPNMCSTIYEMHPEDSQYTPPDFPSTLSATPISYGTPQHRNAMNCPQRNATYNVSAANATYDICAPGNATYNAKRTSRASTADATYNACASRNATFGMPRTANATYNVCPSQNATYNVPRSANATYGTCKQATSATYNIPHSNANATYNVPQRSLANATSSKVCPNATYNVAGTQNQTSSATSPRGRGNVTFDVGPPSADASSSFRPNAAMASTPKHCPRTGRKPYFRNYTDYSMTLSGTGISEASQSVSYDVFSDKKSMVRAAARTYSIPNRSLSCPPSGRTHARFAGPARSGSNIRGPRCASRTRSPTRSESPVQAIAAANYGFSPTARPPADRSYGWPRRLCEGKMRGFCDCAQRSRSVPPRC, translated from the coding sequence ATGACCTCATCTGCCGATGCTTCGACTAGTACCACAAACCCGAATCCGTTGTATGATGACGACCTATCAGAGTTGACCAAAAAAGAGATACTCTTTTGGGCACGCAAACTCCAGTTATCACCATCGGAGCTGTTTACGCTATCTAAGCAGGAGCTCGAAGTGCATCTTGAAAGGGTGCAAAGGGAAGAACTCTATGATGAGCAACGTAAAAGTCAATATGAAAAGTGGGAACGGCTAGCGGAGATGAAGCGTTTTTTGCTCGAAGAGGAACGCAGGCAGCGCCTTAAAGGTGGTGTAACACCACGTCGCACCATTTGGGATATACTATACGCTGCAGCCAATGAAATAGAGTCTATGTACGGTGACAGTCAAGCATTTTCGGACAGCAGTGGTGCGGGCAGCTCATGCCTTTACTCAGACTCTGTTGGTTCAAATTATGCATCCACTTCATTTGGTGGTTTCAAAACACCGCCCGTTCCGAATATGTGTTCGACCATTTATGAAATGCATCCGGAAGATTCACAATACACCCCACCAGATTTTCCCTCCACACTTTCGGCTACACCAATCAGCTATGGTACTCCACAACATAGAAATGCCATGAATTGTCCACAGCGGAATGCTACCTACAATGTGAGTGCAGCGAATGCCACATATGATATATGCGCTCCAGGAAATGCAACATACAACGCAAAACGAACGTCGCGAGCTTCAACAGCAGATGCAACGTACAATGCTTGCGCATCGCGTAATGCAACATTCGGCATGCCACGCACAGCTAATGCCACCTACAATGTTTGTCCGTCACAAAATGCTACCTACAACGTACCAAGGAGCGCAAATGCAACTTATGGTACCTGCAAACAAGCCACAAGCGCAACCTACAATATACCACACAGCAATGCAAATGCGACTTATAATGTGCCTCAGCGAAGTCTCGCAAATGCAACCTCGTCCAAAGTTTGTCCCAATGCAACGTATAATGTCGCGGGTACGCAAAATCAAACCTCGAGTGCCACATCACCACGAGGACGCGGTAACGTTACCTTTGACGTGGGTCCGCCATCTGCCGACGCATCTTCAAGCTTTCGTCCTAATGCTGCGATGGCTTCTACTCCAAAGCATTGCCCACGAACTGGTCGTAAGCCATACTTTCGCAATTATACCGATTATTCGATGACACTCTCAGGTACGGGCATCAGCGAGGCATCGCAGAGTGTTTCATATGATGTTTTTAGTGACAAGAAGAGTATGGTTCGTGCTGCAGCCCGTACATATTCGATTCCTAATCGCAGTTTATCATGTCCGCCAAGTGGACGCACACACGCTCGTTTCGCAGGCCCGGCGCGGTCAGGTAGCAATATACGAGGTCCACGTTGTGCTTCACGAACTCGCTCTCCTACTCGCAGTGAAAGTCCAGTTCAAGCTATTGCCGCGGCTAATTACGGGTTTTCACCAACGGCGCGACCACCTGCTGATCGTTCTTACGGCTGGCCAAGACGTTTGTGTGAAGGCAAAATGCGTGGCTTTTGTGATTGCGCACAACGTTCGCGCAGTGTACCGCCGCGTTGCTAG